The nucleotide sequence ATTATGGTGGCGACATTGACGCCCTAAGAAGCGTTTTATCTCGCCACGGCTGCTTGGAATCATACTGTCGTCGTCGAAGGTCGAGCTTTTCCGCTAGCTCGTTGTTGCCGGCCTGTCGTGCCAACTCAACTCCTTTTCCAGCCGTCGCCGCGGCCTCGTCGAATCGATTGTTCTCCGCATATGCGGCTGCCAACGTGTCAAGGAGATTTGGCTGCACGGCATCCGTAGACTCGATGAGCGATTCGATCAGGCGCAGCGCCTCGCTGCCATCTCGCAGTCGTTCATCCGGATGCGTGGCCAACAACCAAGCCAGGTTATTGGCGGCCGGTTGCCAATTGGGTTTCCCTGCCAGCACTAAGCGATACTGGGTCATTCCCTCCGCATATTCGCCAGCTGCGCAATGCGCATCGGCGAGCATGAGCCGAGCGAATGGGTCGTCAGGTTTAACGGCAATTGCCCGCGCAAACTGTTCGATCGCCTCTCGAGCGCGGCCTTGCTGAAGGAGGATGGTTCCTAGAGTGGAAAACATTTCTACATTCTTCGGATCGAGCACGAGACCTGCGCGCAATTGCTCCGCGGCAGCGTCGAATTCGCCGAATGCAGTCATTAGCTTGACTAACTCTCGCCGGGCACGAATGTCACGTGGGTTCAGTTGAACGGCTTGCTCGAAAGCGCCCCGGGCGAGCGCCGGCTGCTTGTCTTCGCGCAGCAGCACGCCGACTACATATTTTGAGTCTGCAAATTCTCCCTTGTCGAATTCAGACATCGTGGTCGGGTCAAGGTCTCGTGTGGCGGAATGCAGAAATGAAATGGCCGCTCTCACTAGTCCATGATCAATAAATTGCTCCGCGATGGGAATTGGATCGACACGAGTGGGATCGACGAATCCGCGTCCGCCAAGCGGAAGCGCAGCGGCGATTCGCTTACCTGCGGCGTCAGGGGCCACCAATTCTGCGTCAGCCAGAAGTTGCTCAACCGCCACTGGCCCTTTATAGATCACAACAACGCGCCGGTTCGCGTCGAGCAAAAAGCTGCTTGGAACGGGCAACGGACGCCATCGATCTA is from Planctomycetia bacterium and encodes:
- a CDS encoding tetratricopeptide repeat protein; translation: MSQSPIDDFSAKSVARYEQGWAALNKLLHQDHSFSSHERDTAFLNTGGERFADVSAACGLDHPGDGRAVAAADWDFDGDLDLWLTDRTAPRVRFLRNDDRSGHHFVAVRLEGNGVNCNRDAIGARVTLDQIPGLPGKSIRTRRAGDAFLSQSTEWLHFGLADSVDMGRLSVRWPDGKVEKFEGLSADGFFNLRQGTGKAKRWQPPQIPKPWNSGSPEVASDSTDVVRIVLPVPVPIPDGPFVDATQKRVLLSDAGSGPLLVNLWATWCQPCVKELEEWTRHEQEISSTGLSVLALHVDHPDIPSDSDESQQALWTQLKCNFARGVASDDLVRSLDLLQRGVLDRWRPLPVPSSFLLDANRRVVVIYKGPVAVEQLLADAELVAPDAAGKRIAAALPLGGRGFVDPTRVDPIPIAEQFIDHGLVRAAISFLHSATRDLDPTTMSEFDKGEFADSKYVVGVLLREDKQPALARGAFEQAVQLNPRDIRARRELVKLMTAFGEFDAAAEQLRAGLVLDPKNVEMFSTLGTILLQQGRAREAIEQFARAIAVKPDDPFARLMLADAHCAAGEYAEGMTQYRLVLAGKPNWQPAANNLAWLLATHPDERLRDGSEALRLIESLIESTDAVQPNLLDTLAAAYAENNRFDEAAATAGKGVELARQAGNNELAEKLDLRRRQYDSKQPWRDKTLLRASMSPP